One genomic window of Coffea eugenioides isolate CCC68of chromosome 1, Ceug_1.0, whole genome shotgun sequence includes the following:
- the LOC113751964 gene encoding UDP-galactose/UDP-glucose transporter 5B: protein MAEPPSLSSPLPAKDNKLLKGIFAVTGIISTLVIYGVLQEKIMRVPYGPHKEYFRYSLFLVFCNRISTSAVSAGVLLVSKKFLDPVAPLYKYCVVSVSNILTTTCQYEALKYVSFPVQTLAKCAKMIPVMLWGSIIMQKKYYIKDYALAFLVTVGCSIFILFPAAGDISPYSRGRESTVWGVSLMIGYLGFDGFTSTFQDKLFKGYDMDIHNQIFYTTLCSCMLSFTGLILQGNLLMAIDFVSRHHDCFFDIILLSTVATVSQFFISYTIRTFGALTFATIMTTRQLVSILLSCVWFAHPLSWEQCIGAVIVFGSLYGKSFLRERPRTSPSNPQENGASSPLKANP, encoded by the exons ATGGCGGAGCCGCCGTCACTTTCGTCACCGCTACCGGCGAAAGATAACAAGCTGTTGAAAGGAATATTCGCCGTAACTGGAATCATTTCGACGCTCGTTATTTATGGTGTTTTACAG GAAAAGATCATGAGAGTTCCTTATGGGCCTCACAAAGAATATTTCAGATATTCCTTGTTTCTTGTCTTCTGCAATCGAATTTCAACTTCTGCCGTTTCAGCTGGAGTTTTATTA GTAAGTAAAAAGTTTTTGGACCCCGTGGCTCCGTTATACAAGTATTGTGTTGTTTCTGTGTCTAACATACTTACAACAACATGTCAGTATGAG GCCCTTAAATACGTCAGTTTTCCTGTTCAGACACTGGCTAAATGTGCTAAAATGATACCTGTCATG CTTTGGGGCTCTATCATAATGCAAAAGAAGTACTATATCAAAGATTATGCATTGGCATTCTTGGTGACAGTTGGGTGTTCAATATTTATTCTGTTTCCG GCAGCAGGCGATATTAGTCCTTACAGTAGAGGAAGGGAAAGCACAGTTTGGGGTGTCTCCCTGATGATTGGTTATTTGGG GTTTGATGGGTTTACAAGCACCTTCCAGGATAAACTTTTTAAAGGATATGATATGGACATACACAATCAGATCTTCTACACAACCCTTTGCTCTTGTATGCTGAGTTTTACTG GTCTAATCTTACAGGGCAATCTGCTGATGGCAATAGATTTTGTATCTCGGCACCATGATTGCTTTTTTGATATTATATTGCTATCAACT GTAGCAACAGTTAGCCAATTCTTTATTTCTTATACAATCCGCACGTTTGGTGCTCTGACGTTTGCGACCATAATGACCACAAGACAG TTGGTGAGCATTCTGCTGTCCTGTGTATGGTTTGCCCACCCACTCAGCTGGGAACAGTGTATTGGAGCT GTTATTGTCTTTGGGTCCCTGTATGGAAAAAGCTTTCTAAGAGAGAGACCAAGAACTTCACCGTCTAATCCTCAAGAAAATGGAGCTTCCTCTCCATTGAAAGCTAATCCATAA
- the LOC113749498 gene encoding glutelin type-D 1 — protein METDLSPKLAKKVYGGDGGAYYAWCPEELPMLRQGNIGAAKLALEKNGFALPRYSDSAKVAYVLQGSGVAGVVLPEKEEKVVAIKKGDAIALPFGVVTWWYNKEDTELVVLFLGDTKTGHKAGSFTDFYLTGSNGIFTGFTTEFASRAWNLEESVVKTLVESQTAKGIVKLDAGFKLPEPRSEHRNGLALNCEEAPLDVDIKDGGKVVVLNTKNLPLVGEVGFGADLVRIYGHSMCSPGFSCDSALQVTYIIRGSGRAQIVGVDGKRVLETTVKAGNLFIVPRFFVVSKIADADGLDWFSIVTTPDPIFTHMAGRTSVWKALSPEVLQASFKVSPEVEQQFRSKRTAEEIFFPPN, from the exons ATGGAGACTGATCTATCACCAAAGTTGGCGAAGAAGGTTTATGGAGGAGATGGTGGGGCCTACTATGCATGGTGCCCAGAAGAACTCCCCATGCTGCGTCAAGGCAATATTGGTGCAGCCAAGCTTGCTCTCGAGAAGAATGGATTTGCCCTCCCCCGTTACTCTGATTCTGCTAAGGTTGCTTATGTTCTTCAAG GTTCTGGAGTAGCTGGAGTTGTCCTGCctgagaaagaagaaaaggttgTTGCAATTAAAAAGGGTGATGCTATTGCGCTTCCGTTTGGTGTTGTTACATGGTGGTACAACAAAGAGGACACAGAGCTTGTCGTCCTCTTTTTAGGCGATACGAAAACAGGTCACAAAGCCGGTTCATTCACCGACTTTTACTTGACGGGCAGCAATGGCATCTTCACCGGGTTCACGACCGAGTTTGCAAGCAGAGCCTGGAACTTAGAAGAAAGTGTTGTGAAAACCCTTGTTGAAAGCCAAACCGCCAAGGGAATAGTCAAGCTCGATGCAGGATTTAAGCTGCCTGAGCCCAGGAGCGAGCATCGAAATGGCCTTGCCCTGAACTGTGAGGAAGCTCCGCTGGATGTTGACATTAAAGATGGTGGAAAGGTTGTGGTTTTGAACACCAAAAACTTGCCCTTGGTTGGTGAGGTTGGTTTCGGCGCAGATCTCGTTAGAATCTATGGCCACTCCATGTGTTCGCCCGGCTTCTCTTGCGATTCAGCTCTGCAGGTTACTTACATTATCAGGGGCAGCGGCCGTGCCCAGATTGTTGGCGTTGATGGCAAGCGCGTCCTAGAAACAACTGTTAAGGCTGGTAATCTGTTCATAGTTCCCAGGTTTTTCGTCGTCTCGAAAATTGCTGATGCTGATGGTCTCGACTGGTTCTCTATCGTCACAACTCCAGA TCCCATTTTCACTCACATGGCTGGAAGAACATCGGTCTGGAAGGCCTTATCCCCGGAAGTGCTGCAGGCATCTTTCAAGGTGTCCCCAGAAGTGGAGCAACAATTCCGCTCAAAGAGGACTGCAGAAGAAATCTTCTTTCCACCCAATTAA